Proteins co-encoded in one Salvia splendens isolate huo1 chromosome 4, SspV2, whole genome shotgun sequence genomic window:
- the LOC121800889 gene encoding protein trichome birefringence-like 34, with protein sequence MGAVRWKSVVKYFPLTVVLMLALYLIDNSTSNVVTQENLVIFKENKIVTNNNTISGCDLFSGKWVYDDVSYPLYKEGECTMMEDSFACEKSGRKNLKYQNWRWQPHQCDLPRFNGTALLEKLRNKKLIFVGDSLGRNQWRSFICLIEPYLPPLSRRGGVSHNLFDVFGKHVKEYNATIRTYWSPYLVESNCDDPIRHSADSKPTIRFQSIEKHGRNWINADVLIFDTFAWWTVPDITLLWGSLENSNAIYKQVKMSVREYEVALNTWSEWVEFQVDRNRTKIFFMSASPFRLGKTHWGTSPSCYNITKPIFDETYWANGVDRNLMEIVESTLKKLEERGIKVEYMNATQLSGYREDARPSIYRPFLKVALKDITPNKYADCLHWCLPGVPDVWNQILYAYIMKS encoded by the exons atggGTGCAGTAAGATGGAAATCTGTAGTGAAATACTTTCCCCTCACCGTTGTACTGATGTTGGCTTTGTATCTAATCGATAATTCCACCTCCAACGTTGTTACACAAGAAAACCTAGTTATTTTCAAAGAGAATAAAATTGTTACTAATAATAACACCATTTCAGGCTGTGATTTGTTTTCAGGGAAGTGGGTTTATGACGACGTTTCATACCCTCTTTACAAAGAGGGAGAGTGTACTATGATGGAAGATAGTTTTGCATGTGAGAAAAGTGGGAGAAAGAATTTGAAATATCAAAATTGGAGATGGCAACCTCATCAATGCGATCTTCCCAG GTTTAATGGGACCGCATTATTGgagaaattaagaaataaaaagcTTATATTCGTGGGAGATTCATTGGGTAGAAATCAATGGAGATCATTCATTTGTCTAATTGAACCATATCTTCCACCGTTATCAAGAAGGGGTGGAGTTTCGCATAATTT ATTTGATGTGTTTGGTAAACATGTAAAGGAATATAATGCGACAATTAGAACATACTGGTCTCCGTATCTAGTGGAGTCAAACTGTGATGACCCAATACGTCATTCGGCGGATAGTAAACCCACGATACGGTTTCAATCTATAGAGAAGCATGGGAGAAATTGGATTAATGCAGATGTACTTATATTTGACACATTTGCATGGTGGACTGTTCCAGATATCACTCTTTT GTGGGGTTCACTTGAAAATTCTAATGCAATATATAAACAAGTGAAAATGTCCGTACGTGAGTATGAAGTAGCTTTAAATACTTGGTCAGAATGGGTGGAATTTCAAGTTGATCGAAACAGAACCAAGATTTTCTTCATGAGCGCTTCACCTTTTCGCCTAGG AAAGACACATTGGGGAACTAGTCCAAGTTGCTACAACATAACAAAGCCAATATTTGATGAAACATATTGGGCAAATGGTGTTGACCGAAACTTGATGGAGATTGTGGAATCAACTTTAAAGAAGCTTGAAGAAAGAGGAATTAAAGTTGAATATATGAATGCAACTCAATTATCAGGATATAGAGAAGATGCACGTCCATCAATTTATAGGCCGTTCCTGAAAGTTGCATTGAAAGACATCACACCAAATAAATATGCGGATTGTTTGCATTGGTGTCTTCCAGGAGTGCCGGATGTTTGGAATCAGATTCTTTATGCTTATATTATGAAATcttaa